The genomic stretch AAATCCTGCGCGTCCTACCAACCTTTTGCGCAAAAAATCGTAAATTAAGATATGCCCGTGCCCCCGGCTCCCCCCTGCGGGCCATCCAATAACTATCCAATCAAACAGTCATTGCTGTCATCGTCACACCGACCCCTGGTAAAAGGTCTGTGAGGATAACATGTCTGCTATTGTTATTACTCATGGAGTGCTTTTATGCTCACGCCGATCATATTACCGGCGGCGAGATGTTCTATACCCTGCTCAGCAGCAGCAATGGCCAGTACCGCTACAATATCACGTTCAAATTATTCATGGACTGTTACAGCCAGCGGCAGTTCAACAATCCTGCCACCATCGGCGTTTTCAACCGGCAATCACATACAAGGTTCACCGAAATGCCTGTCTCCCTTACCTCCACCGAGCTGCTGAACCTGACCAATACCGGTCCCTGCATCACCGATCCGCCGCCTGTCTGCTACCGTGTAGGATATTACAATTTTACTATCACCCTGCCCGCTTCGGCCGAAGGTTACCTGCTGACCTGTATGGTCAATTACCGCATCAATGGCATCAGCAACCTGATCAGCGAATACAGTAATATAGGCGCCACCTATACCGGTGAGATACCCGGTACGGCGCAGCTGGCCGGCGCGCCAGCCAATAATAGTGCAAAGTTCACGGGGAGTGATCTGGTAGTGGTCTGCGCCAACAACACCCTGCTCTACAGCTTTGCCGCCACCGACCCTGATGGCGATCAGCTCCGTTATTCTTTCTCCGACGCCTGGCAATCCAGCGGCAACCTGGGCAATGGCGGCACCGGCTCACCCGGTCCCCCGCCCTACCAGTCTGTCCCCTATGGCCATCCATTCAACGGCAGCTCTCCGCTGGGCAGCACCATCCGCATTGATCCCAATACCGGCCTGATTACCGGCATAGCGCCGGGCAATGGTATTTATGTAGTGACCGTCAGCGTGCAGGAGATCCGCAACAATGTGGTGATTGCCACCCAGCGAAAAGACCTGCAGATCAAGATCACCGCCTGCTCTATTGCGTCCGCTTCCCTCCCGGATGCGTATATGTTATGCCGTAACAGCATGACCATAGAGCTGGCCAATCAATCCAACAGCCCCCTGATCCGCACCCAGCACTGGGAACTCAGCAACCGGCAGGGACAGGTGCTGTTTTCTTCTGCCCAGGCCAGCGCCAGCTTTACTTTCCCGGATACCGGCCTGTACCAGGTGAAACTGGTCATCAACCGCGGGGACGACTGTGCTGATTCCAGCAAAGCCCCGGCCTATGTGTATCCCGGCTTTCATCCCGCCTTCAGCTTTACCGGCATCTGTATCAGCAAACCCACCCTGTTCACCAATACTACCAGCACAATCTGGGGCGCTTTATCCGCCTCCCAATGGGATTTCGGAGAGCCGGCTGCCCTTGACGATTTTTCTTCGGCTACCAATCCCAGTTATACCTATCCGGGCCTTGGCCTGAAAAGAGTTCAACTCATCGCCCATAACAGTAATGGCTGTATAGACACTACCGCACAAACCATACAGATAGTAGACAAACCTCCTATCCTGCTGGCATTCCGGGATACCCTGATCTGCCTGAGCGATCAACTGCAGCTAAGGGCCGGCGGCGCCGGTCAGTACCAGTGGAGCCCCGATGAGGATATGCTGGATGCACAAACCGCTACACCGCTGGTCAGCCCTGTCAGCACAACTAAATACTACGTAGAACTGGAAGACAATGGCTGTCGCAATACCGATTCTGTCCAGGTGCGGGTAGTGGACCATGTGAGCCTGCAGCTGATGCCGGACACCAGTATCTGCCAGGCGGATACTATCCGGCTGCGACTGCAATCCGACGGCCTGCAATACTCCTGGACGCCGGCGGCCCAGCTGCTGGACCCGCAGGCCCCGATGCCCCTGGCCGTAACGGCTGCTGAAACCCGCTACCAGGTAACAGCCGTGATAGGCGGTTGCTCCAGCTCAGGCTCAGTAACCGTCAGCACGGTTCCCTATCCCATTGCCGATGCCGGGCCCGACCAGACCATCTGTTATGCCGCCAGCACCCAGCTCAGGGCGCAGACCGATGGCAGCAGTGTCCGCTGGCTGCCGGCCGGCAGCCTGAGCAATACCCGCAGCCTACAGCCCATTGCCCGACCAGCTTCCACCACCGCCTATATCCTGGAAGCCTATGACATTAAAGGATGCCCGAAGCCTGGCCGGGATACCATCCTGGTCACCGTATTACCAAAGATCTTCCCCTTTGCCGGCAGGGATACCACGGCCATCATTGGCCAGCCCCTGCAATTGCAGGCCAGCGGTGGCACCTCCTACCAATGGTGGCCCGCCACCGGACTCTCCGCTACCAATATTGCCAATCCCATTGCCCGCTACCAGCAATCCTCCCCGGGCATCCAATACAAAGTATGGGTATGGGACGAGGCCGGCTGCGTGGACTCTACCTACCTGCTGGTGCGCGTGTTCAATACCAGGCCCTCCGTTTTTGTGCCCAACGCCTTTACGCCAAATGGTGATGGCCGGAACGACCGGTTCCGCTTTGTAGCCGCCGGCATGCAGCGCATTCATTTCTTCAGGATCTTCAACCGCTGGGGACAGCTGGTGTACAGTGCAGCTGACAGCCAGCCCGGATGGGATGGCGCCGTAGGCGGCAAGCCACAGGAAGCAGGCTCCTATGTATGGATGATCCAGGCTGTGGACTATACAGGGGCGCCCTATTTCCAGAAAGGGACCATGACACTTATCCGGTAAAAACGAAAAAGCTGCTCACCAGTCGGGCAGACCAGCGAACAGCTTTCGCAAAAATTCTATGCTTGATTAGTGCATGCCGGGGAACAGCGGCCTGGCAATAGCTTCACGGAAAGGCCAGGGAACGGAGGCTAATACAACCACCAGCGCTATCAGGAAACACCAGAAAGCTTTTTTATGTGCAGCAGCGGAAGTAGCCCGCTTTACGGCGCCACGGCCAACAGTGATCAGCACAATGGCAATCAGCATACCCACCAGGTGCTCTACAGCCCAGAAACGGAAGGCGCTGTTCTTCATCACTTCACCCATGCCGATGTTCATAATATTTTTCAGACCCCAGGGACCAGCGATCCACTGGTAAATACCGATGAGTAAGGTAGTATGCGCTGCGATCATCAGGAACAGGTCGATCTTTTTGTCGCCTGCATTAACAGGCCTCTTGGCATTCATGGCAGTAAGATGCCTGAATACGGCAACGACCAGCAGAATAAGAATAACCCAACGCATCAGATTGTGCAAATGCAAAAGTCCTGTGTACATAATGTGGTAAGTTTGGCTAATTGAAGGCGTGAAATTACAACATTATTCTACTCCACCCAATCGGCCAGGAAGATATTGGTATCCCTGGTGCCACCATTGTTGCGGTTGCTGGCAAACACCAATTGTTTCCCATCCAGGCTGAACATGGGAAAGGCGTCAAAGCCTTTATCGCGACTGACTTTCTGCAGCTGGCTGCCATCTTCCGCAATAGTGTAGAGGTTGAAAGGGAAGCCACGTTTGTATTCATGGTTGGAGGCAAAAATGATGCGCCTGCTGTCCGGCATAAAGGCCGGCGCCCAGTTGGCCTGCCCAAAATGCGTGATCTGCCGGGCATTGGAGCCATCTGCATTGGCTACCCATATTTCCATACTGGTGGGCGCCACCAGGTTTTCCGCCAGCAGGCTTTTGTACTCCGCCACCGCTTCCGGTGTGGCTGGCCGGGAAGCCCGCCAGATGATCTTTTTACCATCGGGGCTGAACCAGGCGCCGCCGTCATACCCCAGGGTATGCGTGATCCTTTTTTCTTTTCCACTGGCCAGGTCCATGATATAGAGTTCCAGATCGCCGTCCTTTGTACTGGTATAGATCATCTTTTTACCATCAGGCGATGAGGTTGCCTCGGCATCATACCCTTTGGACTTTGTGAGCTGCTTCACAATTTTTCCGTCCAGGTCGGCCATGAAAATATCATAACTGCTGTAGAGCGGCCAGATGTATTTGTTGCCGTATTTAGAGCGGTCGGGAATGGGCGGACAGCTATCTCCACCCAGGTGAGTAGAGGCATAGATGACATGTTTATTGTCCCTGGTAAAAAAACCGCAGGTGGTGCGGCCTTTACCGGTGCTGACCAGTTTATAGTCAAAAGGCTCACCAGCTTTTGGTATCTTACCGATATACATCTGGTCGCAGGGAATACCATCTTTGGCGCTGGTGCGCTGGAAGATCAGCCACTGCCCGTCATAACTGAAATAAGCTTCGGCATTGTCCCCGCCAAAGGTCAGCTGGCGGATATTGCGGAAATGTTTTTCTTCGGGATAATGCAGGGTGTCTTGCTGTGTGGCGGTCGGAGAAGCCGGCAGCGGATGGTTGCGGAAGGCGGTAGTACAGAGCAGAACCGCTCCGCACAGACCTATACAATACAGGATCGGTTTCATGTAACTGGTTTAATGATGAAGAAAGGCAGCAGCAAAGCTAACCCGATCCACTGCTTTTTTTGTCAATTAATTGTCAATAAGGCCGTTACTTTGCAGCGCAAACGGGCTTTGCTGGTCTGGGTAAAGGAAGCAGGCAATGTTAACAATTCTTTTGGAGTGAAAAAATGCCTGGTTGACCAACTTAGTTCGTCAATTTGTGGGACAAAGCCCGCTGAGCAAATTAAAACATGATGAAAAGAAGGATGCCTTTGCTGAACTGTTTAAAAGCAATACCCCTGGGCCTGGCCCTGCTGGTAGCCTGCAATTCCGCAGACGATGATCCAAGACCTGTATTACAGGAAGCCAGGTTCAAAGGGCTGACCGACAGCATTGCCCAATTCCCGGACAATGATTCCCTGTACCTGGAACGGGCCCTGTTGTTGTCACAATCCAACCGGCACGAGCTGGCCACCGAAGATTACCAGAAAGCCTGGGAGCTGGCTCCCGCGGAGCCTACAGCGCTGCTCTTAGTCTCCAACCTGATGCTGGTCAACAAACCGGCCCGCGCCGTTGAGCTGCTCAAAGAGGGCAGCCGCCGCTGGCCGCAGAATACCGAATTCAACCGCCGGCTCAGTGAAGTATATGCGCAAACCGGCAATGCCGTGGAAGCCCTGCAGCAGTTTGACCTGCTCCTGCAAAGGGACTCTCTGAATTTTGAGACCTGGATGGAAAAAGGCGGCCTGCTGGTCCGCCTCGGTGATACGGCCGGCGCCATTGCCGCCCTGGAAAAAAGCTATCGCCTCCAACAAATCAATTACAACGGCTTCACCCTGGCCAATATGTATGCCTCCACCAAAGATCCCAGGACTGTTGGTTTCTGTGATCACCTGATAGCCAAAGACAGCAGCAATACCCAGCCGGAGCCCTATTTTATCAAAGGCACTTATTATTCGGATACGCACCAGTACGCCCTGGCCCTGGAACAGTTTGATGAAGCCATCAAGCGCGACTGGACCTTCACCGACGCCTACCTGGAAAAAGGTATCGTGTACTATGAACAGCAGCTATTCGACAAAGCCCTGGAAGTATTCACCTTCACCACCACCGTTGCCAAAACCAGCCCTGACGCCTGGTTCTGGATAGGGCGCTGCCAGGAAGCCAAAGGCAATAATGCCCTGGCGATTGAGAATTACAAAAAGGCGCTGGCCCTCGACAAAGAATTTGTGGAAGCCGCCCAACGGATCAAAAAACTGAGTAATTAAGTATATTCGCCCTCGTTCCGCTATGGCAGCGTTTTTATTGCTGCCCGTAGGCCGTTGACACCTTCATTAAATATTTGAACGCATGCCCATCATCGCCCCCTCTCTGCTCGCCGCCAATTTCCTGCGCTTACAGGATGAATGCACCATGCTGAATGAAAGCGAAGCAGACTGGTTCCACCTGGATGTCATGGATGGGCGTTTTGTTCCCAATATCAGCTACGGCCTGCCCGTGATAGAGCAGATCCGCAAGGCCACCAAAAAGGTCTGCGATGTGCATCTCATGATCCAGGAGCCGGAGAAATATGCCGAGGCTTTCAAAAAAGCCGGCGCTGATATCCTCACTGTACATATCGAGGCCTGTACACACCTGCACCGCAACCTGCAGCAGATCCGCTCACTGGGCATGCAGACCGGTGTGGCCCTCAATCCGCATACCCCGGTTTCCTCCTTGCAGGACGTCCTTCACGATATTGATGTAGTGCTGATCATGAGCGTGAACCCCGGCTTTGGCGGACAGCATTTCATTCCCCATACCCTGGAAAAGATCCGCCAGCTCCGCAAAATGATCAGTGAAAAAGGACTCTCCACCCTCATCGAAATTGATGGCGGCGTCACCCTGGACAATGGCGCCAGCGTCCTCCAGGCCGGCGCAGACGCCCTTGTAGCGGGCAGCAGCGTCTTCGGCTCCCCAGATCCCAAAGCCACTATTGCGGCGTTTAAGCAGCTGAAATAGCAGGAAGGGGTACAGCTTCCATACCATTTTTAAACACAATACTCCCGGCTGTAAAAATTTTTTTGCATGATTTTATTGTTTCCTAAA from Candidatus Pseudobacter hemicellulosilyticus encodes the following:
- the rpe gene encoding ribulose-phosphate 3-epimerase; translated protein: MPIIAPSLLAANFLRLQDECTMLNESEADWFHLDVMDGRFVPNISYGLPVIEQIRKATKKVCDVHLMIQEPEKYAEAFKKAGADILTVHIEACTHLHRNLQQIRSLGMQTGVALNPHTPVSSLQDVLHDIDVVLIMSVNPGFGGQHFIPHTLEKIRQLRKMISEKGLSTLIEIDGGVTLDNGASVLQAGADALVAGSSVFGSPDPKATIAAFKQLK
- a CDS encoding gliding motility-associated C-terminal domain-containing protein; this translates as MECFYAHADHITGGEMFYTLLSSSNGQYRYNITFKLFMDCYSQRQFNNPATIGVFNRQSHTRFTEMPVSLTSTELLNLTNTGPCITDPPPVCYRVGYYNFTITLPASAEGYLLTCMVNYRINGISNLISEYSNIGATYTGEIPGTAQLAGAPANNSAKFTGSDLVVVCANNTLLYSFAATDPDGDQLRYSFSDAWQSSGNLGNGGTGSPGPPPYQSVPYGHPFNGSSPLGSTIRIDPNTGLITGIAPGNGIYVVTVSVQEIRNNVVIATQRKDLQIKITACSIASASLPDAYMLCRNSMTIELANQSNSPLIRTQHWELSNRQGQVLFSSAQASASFTFPDTGLYQVKLVINRGDDCADSSKAPAYVYPGFHPAFSFTGICISKPTLFTNTTSTIWGALSASQWDFGEPAALDDFSSATNPSYTYPGLGLKRVQLIAHNSNGCIDTTAQTIQIVDKPPILLAFRDTLICLSDQLQLRAGGAGQYQWSPDEDMLDAQTATPLVSPVSTTKYYVELEDNGCRNTDSVQVRVVDHVSLQLMPDTSICQADTIRLRLQSDGLQYSWTPAAQLLDPQAPMPLAVTAAETRYQVTAVIGGCSSSGSVTVSTVPYPIADAGPDQTICYAASTQLRAQTDGSSVRWLPAGSLSNTRSLQPIARPASTTAYILEAYDIKGCPKPGRDTILVTVLPKIFPFAGRDTTAIIGQPLQLQASGGTSYQWWPATGLSATNIANPIARYQQSSPGIQYKVWVWDEAGCVDSTYLLVRVFNTRPSVFVPNAFTPNGDGRNDRFRFVAAGMQRIHFFRIFNRWGQLVYSAADSQPGWDGAVGGKPQEAGSYVWMIQAVDYTGAPYFQKGTMTLIR
- a CDS encoding tetratricopeptide repeat protein, whose protein sequence is MMKRRMPLLNCLKAIPLGLALLVACNSADDDPRPVLQEARFKGLTDSIAQFPDNDSLYLERALLLSQSNRHELATEDYQKAWELAPAEPTALLLVSNLMLVNKPARAVELLKEGSRRWPQNTEFNRRLSEVYAQTGNAVEALQQFDLLLQRDSLNFETWMEKGGLLVRLGDTAGAIAALEKSYRLQQINYNGFTLANMYASTKDPRTVGFCDHLIAKDSSNTQPEPYFIKGTYYSDTHQYALALEQFDEAIKRDWTFTDAYLEKGIVYYEQQLFDKALEVFTFTTTVAKTSPDAWFWIGRCQEAKGNNALAIENYKKALALDKEFVEAAQRIKKLSN